Within the Alteromonas sp. M12 genome, the region CGTTGGGCTCAAAAACGCTAACTGTCTGGGTAGGTGATGGTTCTAACCATCCCGGTCAGCAGCATTTTCAACATGCTTTCGAGCGTTATTTGGAAAGCATGAAAAAAATCTATGCGGGTTTACCGTCAGATTGGGAATTGCATATCGAACACAAAATGTTTGAGCCTGCATTTTATTCAACCATCATCCAAGATTGGGGCAGTAACATATTAGCAGCAATGGAATTGGGACCTCAGGCTAAATCTTTAGTTGATTTAGGTCACCATGCGCCAAACGTTAACATAGAAATGATCGTTTCGCGGTTAATTCAATTTAAGAAATTAGGTGGCTTCCACTTCAATGATTCAAAATATGGGGATGATGACCTAGATAGTGGTAGTTTGCATCCGTACCAGCAATTCTTGATCTTTAATGAATTAGTAGATGCTGAGTACCGCAAGCAAGAGGGATTTGGTCCTAATTATATGTTGGATCAGTCACACAATGTAACAGACCCGATTGAAAGTTTAGTTAATTCGGCCGCTAGCGTACAGCGCTCGTTTGTTGCAGCGCTAATCGTAGATCGTGAAAAATTGACTGAATACCAAACAGGTAACGATGCATTAATGTGTAGCAATACACTTAAAAAAGCGTTTACCACAGACGTGTCACCTATTTTAGAAATGGCAAGGTTGCGCAAAGGTGGGGCGATTGATCCCATTGCAGTATACCGTAAGTCAGGCTACCGCAAGCAAGCGGGCGTGGAGCGTCCAAATAGTGGCGGTAACGGTTCAGGCATCGTTTAAAAAATAGAATAGGCTACAAGTTAAGCAGCAACGAAACCTATGTTTCATTGCTGCTTTTAAATATTACAAGAATAATAAGTATTGATGTCGATTATTTTGTTCTGTGAAAAACAAATTGTCGATATTTCGGAGGCAAGATGTCGACAGCAGAAGAATTTGAAACTAAACCGGTTACTCCCAAACAATTACAAGGACCTAAGACGTTCGCAGCAAGTTATGCTGGTGAACACGTAGCTGGGACCGAATTTGTCATTGGCGCTTTATTTGTATCTTGGGGAGTTGGTGCCGCGGATGTATTAGTTGGCTTATTGTTTGGTAATTTGTTGGCGGTGTTAACATGGGGATTAATAACCGCGCCTATCGCTACCGATACCCGCTTAACCTTGTACGCTTATTTGGAAAAAATCGCAGGCCCAGGCACTATCAAGTTATATAGCGTGGTCAATGGTATCTTGTTTTGTGTGCTGGCTGGGGCGATGATTACCGTGTCAGCCTCAGCGGTTAGAATACTGTTTGGTATTGAAGATCAAGTTGGTTATTTCCCTTCTGATTTGCGCTTTGTCTTAGTGGTATTAGGTGTCGGTGCAGTGGTTGTGTATATGGCAGTGAAAGGCTTTAAAAAACTTGCTGCATTTGCCGAAGTGTGCGCGCCTTGGATGATATTGATGTTTTTTATTGGAGCACTTGTGATGTTGCCAACTACGATAGCCGCCACAGCTGGGGTAGATGGTATTGGAAGCTTTAATGACTTTTTAAAAGTAGCAAGTGAATCGATTTGGCAAGACACTGAAGGCGAAATTGGAATTTGGCATGTCATCGCATTTGCATGGGTGGCTAATTTGGCCATGCACGGTAGCCTTGGCGACATGACATTGTTGCGCTTTGCGAAGAGCCCTAAATATGGCTATTTTTCTGCGTTAGGTATGTTTATTGGTCACTATATGGCGTGGGTATGCGCCGGAATTATGGGAGCAGGGGCAGCCATTATTCTTAACACGAGCATCACAGCGATTGACCCTGGTTCAGTAGCCTACACAGCATTAGGTGCATCAGGTATTTTAGCGGTTATTATTGCCGGATGGACAACCTCTAACCCAACTATTTACCGTGCAGGGCTGGCGTTTAGTTCGTTAAATCACACATGGGGGCGAACCAAAGTCACTATCGTAGTGGGTATTATTACCACGATTATTGCCTGTTCACCATTTGTGTTTTCGGGCTTGTTAGGGTTTGTAGGCTATATGGGATTACTTTTGGCTCCAGTTGGCGCGATAATTGTAACCGAACACTGGATATTTCCTAGAATTGGCTTTACTCGATATTGGTCGTTCTTCAAAGGTAACACCACAAACGTCGCCGCATTTGCTACTTGGATTGTTTCTATGATTGTAGGCATTTTAGTAGAGCAATCAGGCTTATTACATTTATTCTTTATCTTAGTTCCGCTATGGATATTTTCGACCCTGTTATATATTGGTTTGGCGTCCACTATGGGAGCAAAACAAACCTATGCACAAGCGGAAGTAGCCGAACAGAGCGAAAGTGAACGTAAAGCTGCTGAAGTCGCTTTTCTAGCTCAGGCACCGGAACTTAAAGATTCAGTCGAAAATACTCCTCTTATCGCGACAATCGCTAAGTATATATCTTGGACTGCGCTTTTAGCTTGTTTGTATATGGGAGGAATGTCCTATATTAATAAAGACATAGAGACGATTACTACTTGGTTAATTGTGCCGACATTAATTTATTTTGTAACTGCAACTTATGCTTATTTGGCAAAAGATAACGAAAAGTAGACCTTATAAAAATTGCAGTCGATGCGCGCTTGTTTTGGAGTGTAAATGAAAAATTTTCTAATTTTATGGGGTGCGACTTTTCTACTAGCGAGTTGCACAAGCTTGAGCAAGCCGCAGCCTCAGAGTTTATTAGATCCAGAGCTAACTCAGTTTACTAATATCTACGATTACGGTAGTGCCCGCATGGTAGGCGATGTATTAGAGTTGATCTCCACTGCGAACTGGTTTTATGTCACTAAAAAGACCTACAAAAACTTTATTCTAGAAGGCGAAGTATTAATGCCTGATGTACAAGAATATAGTAATTCCGGGTTTATGTTTCGCGGCCGCGCTAAAGTAAAAGGCAATGGATTTGAAGCTGAAGGTTTACAAGCCGAAATAGATCCAAGTGAACGTAAGTGGAGTGGGGGAATATATCATCAAGCAGGGCGAAAATGGTTACATCCATTACACCCTACTCGCTCTGAGCCTGATGAAGATTTTAAACATAACTATCTACCCGAATGGTCTGAAGAAATGGCAAATGCCTACAAACACCTTCAGTGGAACAAATATCGAATAGAAGCCATTGATAGTGATATAAAAGTGTTTGTAAATGGGGTGTTGACGACGCATATTACTGATACTAAACACACAGAGGGTTTCATAGGTTTGCAGCATCACGGAAGTAAAAAATTACGGGAAAGCGGCAAAACTGACAATCTTGTGTATTTTCGCAATATTATGATTACTGAGTTATAAAAAGCGTAATTTTATTAATCATCTTCAATAATATATACCGTACCTTCAGTGAGTTTAGCTAGTATATTTTGCCATTCTGTCACGTCCCAATTGGCATTTGATCCCATGAATATAGCTTTTTCTAAGTTGCTTATTACCTGAGTGTAATCGCGGTTTTCTCGGTTTCTATGGGATAAGGCCAATAGATAGTAAAACTCAGGATTAGTATGTTGCTTGGCTTCAATTTTGTTCAGTAATTTTATTGCGCCGTTGACGTCATGGAGCGATTTATCATTAGCTGTCAATTTTAATTCAGCGGCCTTCAATGCTGCCGGCACATGATTTTTTTCAACCGCAGATTCAAACCAAAATAGCGCTTTCTTTTCGTCGTAATTTACCCAAGGGCTAGTTGTAAGTAGTTTACCCAATCTATATTCGGCACGGGCTAGACCGTATGTACTGGCTACACCAATCCACTTAATGGCTTCTTGAATATCGTTTTGTTCTCTTAATAACATGTAACCATATTCAAACATGGCGCCAGGATGGCCTTGTTTAGCTAAGAATAACATGCGGTTCGCTACTTCTCCTCGTTCTTGTTCAAGCCAAGGAAAATTTTGAAGAGTCATTGCAAATTGGTACTGGTCATTTAGACTTTTTCCGCTTTTTAGTTTTTTATAGCGACGATATATACTGGCGTATAAGGCTTCATCTTCTTCAATTAAGGTGAATTTATTGTATACCGCAGCTCCCATAAAAACACGATGTACAAACTCAACAGATTGCGATTGAAACGTTGGTTTTAATGTGGGGAATAATGAGTATTCATTTAACAACGAGCGTGAATTTCCCACTTTTTGTACATCTGTAATATTACGTTTTGAACCATCAATGGCGACATCATGATCAACAATTAAATATGGTTTTTTGGGAGTCGATATTAATGTGTAAAAATCATCTGATTCATCATCTCCAAACTCATCGGTAAATTGGCCTGCTCCATTCTCTTCAAAATCCTGCTGGTAATCGTCAGCAAAATATTGTGTATCTAATCGCTCTTGGCCTTCAAAGCTAATTTTAGTATTTAACGTTTCTTGCTTAATCACAGGGAAGTACGTTTGCTGAATAAGCTCTTTACGGTTTGAATTAGAATTATTGCTTAATACTTCTTGTATCGTTTGTCTCTGTTCATCACTCAAAGCGGCTAGCATATTTGTCAAAGTTGTTTGCGCATTATCTAAGCCATAGTCCGCGGCCATTGAAATATATATCAGTGCAAGTAGTGGATCTTTGTCAACGCCTAGACCCTTTTGATACATATTTCCTAGTTGATAAAAAGCGTGGGGATTACCAATTTTAGTCGCTTCCAAATAACCTTGTTTGGCGAGCTTATATTCTGCAGCAGTAAAATGCTTATCTGCCTTGAAAATATCCGCGGCCATAATCGTAGATGGTACTAAAAGGCAAGAAATAGAAATGGACAGGAAACGTTTATTCAAATTTTTCATATCTATTAAAGGTGAGTTAAAGTGATTTGATGTGATTATATATGAATAAGTAATAGGTGGGTATAATTTACTTTTTATTTACATTAGTCTGCTTTACCTATTTTGTTCTAAGATGCTGGTTCACTTTAGTTATTGCATTTCGTGATTAACCATCTCGTGTTGTTTTTTTATTAAGGTGCATGAGTTAATGATGTTGCTAACTACGAATAAAGCGCAATAAATGTATTGCCTCAATCTCAATTCTTATAAAATTTCAATTACCTGTCATAAATAGTCAAAAAAAATCACAATAAGTCTTCTTGTGGCGAGTATATTCAGTTAATATAGGTGCAAATTGTTATCAACTTGTACTCTAAATGTACTTTATTGTTATGAGTAATAGCTGTCATTATTATTGCTGGACTAAAATTGGAAATAAAAATGAGATTTAAAAATGCACGTCGAAAATTGTTGGGAGGGGTATCTACTGTACTGCTAAGTGTTAGCGCGGCAACAATGAGTTATGCAGCAGATAAACCAAATATTATTTTTATCCTTACTGATGATCTAGGCTTTAACCAAATTGGCGCTTATGGCAATACTCCAATTAAAACTCCTAATTTAGATAAAATGGCCAATAACGGTATTCGTTTTGATCAAGCATATGCGGGAAATACTGTTTGTTCTCCTTCTCGGGTTTCTTTATTTACCGGTCGAGATGGTCGTTACATGAGTAATAATTCTAACACTGTAGAATTGTCTCACATGGATATCACACTAGCGCATGTCCTTAAATATGCTGATTATGACACTGCATTATTTGGTAAATACTCCATCGGACAGCAAATGGGAGTAACAGATCCTTTAGCTATGGGGTTTGATACTTGGTACGGAATGTACTCTATTTTGGAGGGGCATAGACAATATCCTCAGATAATGTGGCGTGATGGTAAAAAAATTCGGATAACAGAAAACGAAGGCGGGCGCAAAGGTGCCTATGCCCAAGAATTATTTACCGAAGAAGCAATTAGTTACATCAAGCAAGAACGAAAAAATCCGTTTTTTGTAATGCTCACATTTTCATCTCCCCATGCTGAATTAGCAGTACCTGAAAAATATAGTAAGCAATATGAATTAGCGGAAACCCCTTATACCGGTATGAAGGGAGGGGTGCCCGCTGACAAGTATGCAGCTTATTATCCAGAGCCTGTAGACAAACCTAACGCTACGTTAGCCGGAATGGTAACGGCTCTAGATGAATATGTTGGTCGTATAACGGCGGTATTAGAAGAGCAAGGACAATTAGAAAATACCTTAATTATATTTACATCTGACAACGGGCCTCACGATGAAGGTGGAGCTGATCCTGAGTTTTTTAAGGCATCGGCACCTTATAAAGGTCAAAAGCGTGACTTATATGATGGTGGAATTCACGTACCTATGTTAGTGCAATGGCCAGCTAAAATTAAAAAAGCAAGAGTCGACCAAACTCCTTGGTTGTTTGCAGATGTTTTGCCTACCTTCGCCGATATTGCTGAGGTTAATTTGAATATTGTTCCACGCGTACGCACTAACGGTGTGTCAATTGCTGGTCTGTTAAATGATTCTCCTGAAAAAATGGAGGAACGTATTTTATATTGGGAGTTTGCAAAGCAAGTCGGAGACCCTAATTCAGGGGTTATCGGTGATACCTTTCAAGCGGCTCGAAGAGGCAATTGGAAAGCTGTACGTTATACAGTTGAAGGTGATATGCAGCTATTTGACATCGTTCAAGACCCAGATGAGTCAAATAATTTAGCCGCTCAATACCCTAAATTAACTAGGGAATTTTTTGAATTATTTGAAAAATACAAAGATTAATCTGAGTCGTTAGCTTTAGTAGTCGCCTTTGTATCCACACTTTACACTTTTAGAAGGTTTCAATATGTCAACTCGATTGAATAAAGTTTTCCTATCGATATCTGCTTCTTTAGCATTGACCGTGAGTGCTACGAGTTATTCACTCGCGAACACCAACGCTACTAATGTCGCATGGCCGCAAAATAATGTGGCTTTTTGCAATGCCGCCTTAGATAAAGCTGAAGAACAACTTGATGATTTTAGAAAAGCCTATACTGACCCAACAAAGATCCCTACATCTTTTAGTGAAGACGAGGTGAAATATACCAATCCTATGGGGTGGACTAGTGGTTTTGTCGCCGGGAGTTTTTGGTATATATATGAACACACCGAAGATGCTAGTTGGCTAAAAACGGCTAAGACTTGGACTAACGCTTTAGAAAAAATGCAATTTAATCGTAAAACTCATGATATTGGCTTCATCATGAACAATAGCTTTGGTAACGGTTTGCGGTTAGTTGGCGATAAAGCTTACGAGCCTGTCTTAGTAAGCTCGGCTAAAACCCTAATGGAACGCTTTAATCCTAATATTGGGGTGACATATTCTTGGAGTTGGGGAACGTGGGAGTTTCCGGTCATCATCGATAACATGATGAACT harbors:
- the rhaI gene encoding L-rhamnose catabolism isomerase; this encodes MTQRIDKGLIAEENAKLEANLNEDYQALGNKLARDGINIEDITSKAQEFQIAVPSWGTGTGGTRFARFPGEGEPRNIWEKLEDSAVINDLSQCTERVSPHFPWDKVDDFSELKQTSDSLGLKWDSINSNTFQDQAGQEHSFKYGSLSNTNQASRDLAIQHNLDCIEYGKALGSKTLTVWVGDGSNHPGQQHFQHAFERYLESMKKIYAGLPSDWELHIEHKMFEPAFYSTIIQDWGSNILAAMELGPQAKSLVDLGHHAPNVNIEMIVSRLIQFKKLGGFHFNDSKYGDDDLDSGSLHPYQQFLIFNELVDAEYRKQEGFGPNYMLDQSHNVTDPIESLVNSAASVQRSFVAALIVDREKLTEYQTGNDALMCSNTLKKAFTTDVSPILEMARLRKGGAIDPIAVYRKSGYRKQAGVERPNSGGNGSGIV
- a CDS encoding nucleoside transporter, producing MSTAEEFETKPVTPKQLQGPKTFAASYAGEHVAGTEFVIGALFVSWGVGAADVLVGLLFGNLLAVLTWGLITAPIATDTRLTLYAYLEKIAGPGTIKLYSVVNGILFCVLAGAMITVSASAVRILFGIEDQVGYFPSDLRFVLVVLGVGAVVVYMAVKGFKKLAAFAEVCAPWMILMFFIGALVMLPTTIAATAGVDGIGSFNDFLKVASESIWQDTEGEIGIWHVIAFAWVANLAMHGSLGDMTLLRFAKSPKYGYFSALGMFIGHYMAWVCAGIMGAGAAIILNTSITAIDPGSVAYTALGASGILAVIIAGWTTSNPTIYRAGLAFSSLNHTWGRTKVTIVVGIITTIIACSPFVFSGLLGFVGYMGLLLAPVGAIIVTEHWIFPRIGFTRYWSFFKGNTTNVAAFATWIVSMIVGILVEQSGLLHLFFILVPLWIFSTLLYIGLASTMGAKQTYAQAEVAEQSESERKAAEVAFLAQAPELKDSVENTPLIATIAKYISWTALLACLYMGGMSYINKDIETITTWLIVPTLIYFVTATYAYLAKDNEK
- a CDS encoding DUF1080 domain-containing protein, whose translation is MKNFLILWGATFLLASCTSLSKPQPQSLLDPELTQFTNIYDYGSARMVGDVLELISTANWFYVTKKTYKNFILEGEVLMPDVQEYSNSGFMFRGRAKVKGNGFEAEGLQAEIDPSERKWSGGIYHQAGRKWLHPLHPTRSEPDEDFKHNYLPEWSEEMANAYKHLQWNKYRIEAIDSDIKVFVNGVLTTHITDTKHTEGFIGLQHHGSKKLRESGKTDNLVYFRNIMITEL
- a CDS encoding sel1 repeat family protein; translated protein: MNKRFLSISISCLLVPSTIMAADIFKADKHFTAAEYKLAKQGYLEATKIGNPHAFYQLGNMYQKGLGVDKDPLLALIYISMAADYGLDNAQTTLTNMLAALSDEQRQTIQEVLSNNSNSNRKELIQQTYFPVIKQETLNTKISFEGQERLDTQYFADDYQQDFEENGAGQFTDEFGDDESDDFYTLISTPKKPYLIVDHDVAIDGSKRNITDVQKVGNSRSLLNEYSLFPTLKPTFQSQSVEFVHRVFMGAAVYNKFTLIEEDEALYASIYRRYKKLKSGKSLNDQYQFAMTLQNFPWLEQERGEVANRMLFLAKQGHPGAMFEYGYMLLREQNDIQEAIKWIGVASTYGLARAEYRLGKLLTTSPWVNYDEKKALFWFESAVEKNHVPAALKAAELKLTANDKSLHDVNGAIKLLNKIEAKQHTNPEFYYLLALSHRNRENRDYTQVISNLEKAIFMGSNANWDVTEWQNILAKLTEGTVYIIEDD
- a CDS encoding sulfatase-like hydrolase/transferase; its protein translation is MRFKNARRKLLGGVSTVLLSVSAATMSYAADKPNIIFILTDDLGFNQIGAYGNTPIKTPNLDKMANNGIRFDQAYAGNTVCSPSRVSLFTGRDGRYMSNNSNTVELSHMDITLAHVLKYADYDTALFGKYSIGQQMGVTDPLAMGFDTWYGMYSILEGHRQYPQIMWRDGKKIRITENEGGRKGAYAQELFTEEAISYIKQERKNPFFVMLTFSSPHAELAVPEKYSKQYELAETPYTGMKGGVPADKYAAYYPEPVDKPNATLAGMVTALDEYVGRITAVLEEQGQLENTLIIFTSDNGPHDEGGADPEFFKASAPYKGQKRDLYDGGIHVPMLVQWPAKIKKARVDQTPWLFADVLPTFADIAEVNLNIVPRVRTNGVSIAGLLNDSPEKMEERILYWEFAKQVGDPNSGVIGDTFQAARRGNWKAVRYTVEGDMQLFDIVQDPDESNNLAAQYPKLTREFFELFEKYKD